Proteins encoded in a region of the Haloarcula sp. CBA1129 genome:
- a CDS encoding chorismate mutase — protein MSTNPNPEDMSLDELRDEIRTIDREIVEKIAQRTYVADTIAQVKDEKGLPTTDEQQEQAVMDRAGDNAEQFDVDENLVKAIFRLLIELNKVEQRESR, from the coding sequence ATGAGCACGAATCCGAACCCAGAGGACATGTCGCTGGACGAACTGCGCGACGAAATCCGGACTATCGACCGGGAGATCGTCGAGAAGATCGCACAACGAACCTACGTGGCCGACACCATCGCACAGGTCAAAGACGAGAAAGGCCTGCCGACGACCGACGAGCAACAGGAGCAGGCTGTCATGGACCGCGCTGGCGACAACGCGGAGCAGTTCGACGTCGACGAGAACCTCGTGAAAGCGATCTTCCGGCTCTTGATCGAGCTGAACAAGGTCGAACAAAGAGAGAGTCGGTAG
- a CDS encoding DUF5795 family protein encodes MSDNRVVQGRMQTPESLAELIEGENVMDAEPIEDADDDCPECGENVISVGYMPSALEFVTGYKCQECSWSDTDRD; translated from the coding sequence ATGAGCGACAATCGCGTGGTCCAAGGCCGGATGCAGACCCCCGAAAGCCTGGCCGAACTCATCGAAGGCGAGAACGTCATGGACGCAGAGCCTATCGAAGACGCTGACGACGACTGCCCTGAATGTGGCGAAAACGTCATTTCTGTCGGCTATATGCCCTCTGCACTGGAATTTGTTACTGGCTATAAATGCCAAGAGTGTAGCTGGTCGGACACCGACCGCGACTGA
- a CDS encoding shikimate kinase: protein MEGKAAAPAAGTVLNALATGRGAAFAIDEYTTATVTLSTETDGVTGEVASAPDADTRLIERCVEYVIDAHGGPQNVGVPAVSGGTVRTESEVPMASGLKSSSAAANATVMATLDALDATERMSREDMARLGVMAARDVGVTVTGAFDDASASMLGGVTVTDNEDDTLLTREEIDWDVLVWTPPEQSFSADADVERCRQIAPMARLVEDLALDSDYQRAMTVNGLAFSAALDFETDPVLDALQHVEGVSLSGTGPSFTAVGERAALEAVQTAWDERPGETWLTTTQTEGTHTV, encoded by the coding sequence ATGGAAGGGAAGGCAGCAGCGCCCGCAGCAGGGACGGTCCTCAACGCGCTCGCGACCGGCCGCGGCGCGGCGTTTGCTATCGACGAGTACACGACAGCGACCGTCACGCTCTCGACTGAGACCGACGGCGTCACCGGCGAGGTCGCCAGCGCTCCGGACGCCGACACACGGCTCATCGAACGCTGTGTCGAGTACGTCATCGACGCCCACGGTGGCCCGCAAAACGTCGGTGTCCCGGCGGTTTCTGGCGGAACCGTCCGCACTGAGAGCGAGGTCCCGATGGCCTCGGGACTCAAAAGCTCCAGCGCGGCCGCAAACGCGACCGTCATGGCGACGCTCGACGCGCTCGACGCGACCGAGCGGATGAGCCGCGAGGACATGGCCCGCCTCGGCGTCATGGCCGCTCGCGACGTGGGCGTCACCGTCACCGGAGCCTTCGACGACGCGTCGGCGTCGATGCTTGGCGGCGTTACCGTCACCGACAACGAGGACGACACGCTCCTGACCCGCGAAGAAATCGACTGGGACGTGCTGGTCTGGACACCGCCCGAACAGTCGTTCAGTGCTGATGCGGATGTCGAGCGATGCCGTCAGATCGCTCCGATGGCCCGCCTCGTCGAGGACCTCGCGCTTGACAGCGACTACCAGCGAGCAATGACGGTCAACGGTCTCGCGTTCTCGGCCGCGCTGGACTTCGAGACGGACCCGGTGCTCGACGCGCTCCAGCACGTCGAGGGCGTCTCGCTGTCCGGAACAGGGCCGTCGTTTACCGCTGTCGGCGAGCGAGCGGCACTCGAAGCGGTACAGACTGCTTGGGACGAACGACCCGGAGAAACTTGGCTGACGACGACACAGACCGAGGGAACACACACAGTATGA
- the guaB gene encoding IMP dehydrogenase, whose protein sequence is MANDSEPFSEKLRVPEALTFDDVLLRPKESRVEPDEADTKTQVSKSVELTVPVISAAMDTVTESDMAIAMARQGGIGVLHRNMNADEMATEIERVKRADELIIRDVVTASPNQTVREVDEMMEREGVSGAPVVDDDTGEVLGIISGTDIRPYLEVGEDDAVTDAMTDEVVTAPEDVTPREALELMYDHKIERVPIIDEENRLVGLVTMQGILQRREYDQAARADDGSLRCGAAVGPFEMDRAQVADEAGVDILFIDCAHAHNANVIESAREIKSEVDADVVVGNIGTREAAEAVIDFADGVKVGIGPGSICTTRVVTGAGMPQITAVAQVADVASQHDVPVIADGGIRYSGDAIKAIAAGADAVMLGSYFAGTDEAPGRVITMNGKKYKQYRGMGSVGAMNEGGGERYLKDDEEGEEFVPEGVEAATPYKGSLASELHQLVGGMQSGMGYVGAETIPEFKQRAEFVRVSAAGQQESHPHDVMITDEAPNYSPDS, encoded by the coding sequence ATGGCGAACGATTCCGAGCCTTTCTCAGAGAAGCTCCGAGTGCCGGAGGCGCTGACGTTCGACGACGTACTCCTCAGACCCAAGGAGTCCCGCGTCGAACCGGACGAGGCAGACACGAAGACCCAAGTCTCGAAGTCGGTCGAGCTGACTGTCCCCGTCATCTCCGCGGCGATGGACACCGTCACCGAGAGCGACATGGCGATTGCGATGGCGCGACAGGGTGGTATCGGCGTTCTCCACCGCAACATGAACGCTGACGAGATGGCGACCGAGATCGAGCGGGTCAAACGCGCCGACGAACTCATTATCCGCGATGTCGTAACGGCCAGCCCGAACCAGACGGTCCGCGAGGTTGATGAGATGATGGAACGCGAGGGCGTTTCCGGCGCGCCGGTCGTCGACGACGATACCGGCGAAGTGCTGGGCATCATCTCCGGGACGGACATCAGGCCGTATCTGGAGGTCGGCGAGGACGACGCCGTCACGGATGCGATGACGGACGAAGTCGTCACCGCTCCCGAGGACGTGACACCGCGGGAAGCGCTGGAACTGATGTACGACCACAAGATCGAGCGTGTGCCCATCATCGACGAGGAGAACCGGCTTGTCGGGCTGGTCACGATGCAGGGCATCCTCCAGCGCCGTGAGTACGATCAGGCCGCTCGCGCAGACGACGGCTCGCTTCGCTGTGGTGCCGCCGTCGGTCCCTTCGAGATGGACCGCGCGCAGGTCGCCGACGAGGCCGGCGTCGACATCCTGTTCATCGACTGCGCACACGCCCACAACGCGAACGTCATCGAGAGCGCTCGCGAGATTAAGTCCGAAGTCGATGCCGACGTGGTTGTCGGCAACATCGGGACCCGTGAAGCCGCCGAGGCTGTCATCGACTTCGCCGACGGCGTCAAGGTCGGTATCGGTCCCGGCTCCATCTGTACGACCCGCGTGGTCACCGGTGCAGGAATGCCCCAGATCACCGCCGTCGCGCAGGTCGCCGACGTGGCGAGCCAGCACGATGTGCCGGTCATCGCCGACGGCGGCATCCGGTACTCCGGCGACGCCATCAAGGCCATCGCTGCCGGTGCGGACGCGGTGATGCTGGGCTCGTACTTCGCTGGGACTGACGAGGCTCCGGGCCGTGTCATCACGATGAACGGCAAGAAGTACAAGCAGTACCGCGGGATGGGCAGCGTCGGCGCGATGAACGAGGGCGGCGGCGAGCGATACCTCAAAGACGACGAGGAGGGCGAGGAGTTCGTCCCCGAGGGCGTCGAAGCCGCGACGCCGTACAAGGGCTCGCTGGCCTCCGAACTCCACCAGCTTGTCGGTGGGATGCAGTCCGGCATGGGCTATGTCGGGGCCGAGACGATTCCCGAGTTCAAGCAACGTGCAGAGTTCGTGCGGGTCTCTGCCGCGGGACAGCAGGAGAGCCACCCACACGACGTGATGATTACGGACGAAGCACCCAACTACAGCCCCGACAGCTAA
- a CDS encoding DUF5794 domain-containing protein — MSISRHPIALDIEQQVGRGGRLLATVMGLPLVDGIFPVLVLAGALSTWMGVLEVGLLVFGGSATVAVVLAELEGGPRQQARAVLLIGAVLMPIALIEAALAPTIAGIVKLGTLERFAGLVILAIAAQTASARIGEYLPRPAVIVGLGLLASLDPAGAKLVTAIEPGVLLRAAATTGVGIGFALAVALASPWLRNAVDIDRFRFGSAVALGVLALSVLGVMPTDAPVALAVLAVTALLSFDPENARTRHTEYRPDAVDLTAAFADGGASQGVAADEQTDEGAAVEYEPEQERAPWL; from the coding sequence ATGAGTATCTCCAGACACCCGATTGCACTCGACATCGAGCAGCAGGTCGGCCGCGGTGGCCGATTGCTGGCAACTGTGATGGGCCTCCCGCTCGTCGACGGCATCTTCCCGGTGCTCGTCCTCGCGGGGGCACTTTCGACATGGATGGGCGTCCTCGAAGTAGGCTTGCTCGTCTTCGGCGGGTCGGCCACCGTCGCCGTTGTGCTGGCCGAACTCGAAGGCGGCCCCCGGCAGCAGGCCCGGGCCGTCTTGCTCATCGGAGCCGTCCTGATGCCGATTGCGCTCATCGAAGCAGCACTCGCCCCGACGATTGCGGGGATCGTCAAACTGGGGACGCTCGAACGCTTCGCCGGCCTCGTCATCCTCGCTATCGCAGCACAGACCGCGAGCGCCCGAATCGGCGAGTACCTGCCGCGGCCAGCCGTCATCGTCGGACTCGGCCTGCTGGCCAGCCTTGACCCCGCCGGCGCGAAGCTTGTCACTGCCATCGAACCCGGCGTCTTGCTCCGGGCGGCCGCCACCACCGGCGTCGGTATCGGCTTCGCCCTCGCCGTTGCACTGGCGAGTCCGTGGCTCCGCAACGCCGTCGACATCGACCGCTTCCGCTTCGGGAGCGCTGTCGCGCTTGGCGTCCTCGCCCTCTCTGTCCTCGGCGTGATGCCGACCGACGCCCCGGTTGCACTGGCCGTGCTCGCCGTCACTGCGCTGCTGTCGTTCGACCCGGAGAACGCCCGCACGCGCCACACGGAATACCGACCCGACGCCGTGGACCTCACCGCTGCCTTCGCCGACGGCGGCGCGTCCCAAGGCGTCGCCGCCGACGAACAGACCGACGAAGGGGCCGCGGTCGAGTACGAACCCGAGCAGGAACGCGCCCCGTGGCTGTGA
- a CDS encoding TrkH family potassium uptake protein, whose protein sequence is MSVRVDWRQSVALTGTVIKYLAVAMLVPLGIGLLYSEDTVVFLISIATAVTVGVALEQVSDSHELGPREALLFVGLSWGAVAIIGAIPYIIAGYGTESALGEPVNALFESMSGFTTTGATATEEISFARHSHALLMWRQLTQWLGGMGIIVLMVAILPEAAVNGAQLIESEAPGPELQKLTPKIAETARLLWLFYLGFTVLLVLILLVLGQTQMAPNMDAYNAIAHGFSTLPTGGFSPQAESIAAFSPAVQWVIIPFMLVAGTNFALFYLLLQNDYAAFLQDRELQVYLGANAGVAVILWGLLFTGSAPALEIGGVTQGALENSLRQATFQIASLLNSTGYATSNFAQWSDTAKGVLLFAMFIGGSAGSTGGGIKIVRWLVVLKGIRRQLFTTAHPSAVKPVRLGGQVIDENAVNAIYGFTLVYLLTLGVATVLLLLDAGRVGLELTVFEAMSASLATIGNIGPGFGFLGPFGSYLDFPDTSKLLMIFLMWLGRLEIIPVLVIFTGAFWNE, encoded by the coding sequence ATGTCGGTTCGCGTCGACTGGCGACAGAGCGTGGCTCTGACCGGCACTGTAATCAAGTATCTCGCCGTCGCAATGCTGGTCCCGCTTGGGATTGGATTGCTATACAGCGAAGATACCGTTGTCTTCCTGATTTCTATCGCGACCGCCGTCACGGTGGGCGTAGCGCTGGAGCAAGTCAGCGATAGTCACGAACTCGGCCCCCGTGAAGCGCTGCTGTTTGTCGGCCTCTCATGGGGGGCCGTCGCAATTATCGGCGCTATCCCCTATATTATCGCCGGGTACGGGACCGAATCAGCGCTCGGTGAGCCCGTGAACGCGCTGTTCGAGTCGATGTCCGGATTCACGACGACTGGGGCGACTGCTACCGAGGAGATATCGTTTGCCCGTCACTCCCACGCGCTGTTGATGTGGCGACAGCTCACCCAGTGGCTCGGCGGGATGGGGATTATCGTCCTGATGGTCGCTATCCTCCCGGAAGCAGCCGTCAACGGGGCGCAGTTGATCGAATCGGAAGCGCCCGGTCCTGAACTCCAGAAACTCACCCCGAAGATAGCCGAGACTGCACGGCTGCTCTGGCTGTTCTATCTCGGATTTACCGTCCTGCTCGTCCTCATTCTGCTGGTCCTTGGCCAGACGCAGATGGCCCCGAACATGGACGCATACAACGCCATCGCCCACGGATTTTCCACGTTACCGACCGGCGGGTTCTCCCCGCAGGCCGAGAGCATCGCGGCGTTCTCACCGGCTGTCCAGTGGGTCATCATCCCGTTCATGCTCGTCGCCGGGACGAACTTCGCGCTGTTTTACCTCCTCTTGCAGAACGATTACGCGGCCTTCCTTCAGGACCGGGAACTCCAAGTGTATCTCGGTGCGAACGCTGGCGTCGCTGTCATCCTCTGGGGGCTTCTCTTTACCGGGTCCGCTCCGGCGCTGGAAATCGGCGGTGTTACTCAGGGAGCGCTGGAGAACTCGCTTCGACAGGCGACGTTCCAGATCGCGTCGCTGCTGAACTCGACCGGGTACGCGACGAGTAACTTCGCACAGTGGAGCGACACGGCAAAGGGCGTCCTGCTGTTTGCGATGTTCATCGGCGGCTCCGCGGGATCGACAGGCGGTGGCATCAAAATCGTCCGGTGGCTCGTCGTGCTCAAGGGTATCCGACGGCAACTGTTCACGACAGCCCATCCAAGCGCTGTCAAGCCGGTCCGCCTCGGCGGGCAGGTCATCGACGAAAACGCTGTGAACGCCATATACGGATTCACGCTGGTGTACCTGCTCACGCTCGGTGTCGCCACGGTGCTTCTCCTCCTTGATGCGGGCCGTGTCGGGCTCGAACTGACTGTGTTCGAGGCGATGAGCGCGAGTCTGGCGACCATCGGAAATATCGGTCCCGGGTTCGGGTTCCTAGGGCCGTTCGGGAGCTACCTCGACTTCCCGGACACCAGCAAGCTACTGATGATATTCCTGATGTGGCTCGGCCGACTGGAGATCATTCCGGTGCTGGTGATATTCACCGGGGCGTTCTGGAACGAGTGA
- a CDS encoding carbonic anhydrase, with the protein MSQLLRDLLAGNADHAAAFRDRFDSVQNAQTPDAVTVCCSDSRVLQDHMWGNSEPGHLFTCSNIGNRVIQRTASGEAVSGDVLYPIEHTMTETAVVVGHTGCGAVTATYDDLTDGLDEPAGIEHCLGVLKPHLEPALERLPEDVERAAAINRLVEYNVDRQVEFLCSSDDVPDAVDVFGVVYDFQDVYGGRRGEVHVINIDGETDVDALRSANPDIDSRINRLWEY; encoded by the coding sequence ATGAGCCAGTTATTACGCGATTTACTTGCCGGAAACGCCGACCACGCGGCGGCGTTCCGGGATCGGTTCGACAGCGTCCAGAACGCACAGACGCCGGACGCTGTTACGGTCTGTTGCTCGGACTCGCGGGTCCTTCAGGATCATATGTGGGGCAACAGCGAACCGGGGCATCTCTTCACATGCAGTAACATCGGGAACCGGGTCATCCAGCGGACCGCGTCCGGCGAGGCGGTCTCGGGTGACGTGTTGTACCCCATCGAGCACACGATGACCGAGACTGCCGTCGTCGTCGGCCACACTGGCTGTGGGGCGGTGACAGCGACGTACGACGACCTGACGGACGGCCTTGATGAACCGGCCGGTATCGAGCACTGTCTCGGCGTTCTCAAGCCACATCTCGAGCCTGCGCTGGAACGCCTCCCCGAGGACGTCGAGCGGGCGGCGGCGATCAACCGACTCGTCGAGTACAACGTCGACAGGCAAGTCGAGTTTCTCTGCAGTAGCGACGACGTTCCCGACGCTGTCGACGTGTTCGGCGTCGTCTACGATTTTCAGGACGTGTACGGCGGCCGACGGGGCGAAGTCCACGTCATCAACATCGACGGCGAAACCGATGTCGACGCGCTCCGGTCGGCGAATCCCGACATCGACTCACGGATCAACCGCCTCTGGGAGTACTAA